In one Sphingomonas sp. S1-29 genomic region, the following are encoded:
- a CDS encoding Na+/H+ antiporter subunit C produces the protein MSLEFLVASAIAVLVAGGIYLALRGRTFQVVLGLTLLSYAVNLFLFAVGRLVVDRPPLYAKGVTEHADSLPQALVLTAIVITFGMTALVVILSLRSFLESGSDQVDGVADRPADEMRP, from the coding sequence ATGAGTCTCGAATTCCTGGTCGCCAGCGCGATCGCGGTGCTGGTCGCCGGCGGCATCTACCTAGCGCTGCGCGGCCGCACCTTCCAGGTCGTGCTCGGGCTGACCTTGCTGTCCTACGCGGTGAACCTGTTCCTGTTCGCGGTCGGTCGGTTGGTGGTCGATCGCCCGCCGCTCTACGCCAAGGGGGTCACCGAGCATGCCGATTCGCTGCCGCAGGCGTTGGTGCTGACCGCGATCGTCATCACCTTCGGCATGACCGCGCTGGTCGTCATCCTGTCGCTGCGCAGCTTCCTCGAAAGCGGATCGGACCAGGTCGACGGCGTCGCCGATCGCCCGGCCGACGAGATGCGCCCATGA
- a CDS encoding K+/H+ antiporter subunit F: MIAIALQIAAGAVALSLLFNGYRLLKGPALGDRIVALDTMVINVIAVIVLIGMMGMMGSTATYFEAALLLAMVGFVSTIAYCKFILRGDIIE; this comes from the coding sequence ATGATCGCCATCGCGCTCCAGATCGCCGCCGGCGCGGTCGCGCTGTCGTTGCTGTTCAACGGGTACCGGCTGCTCAAGGGACCCGCGCTCGGCGACCGGATCGTCGCGCTCGACACGATGGTGATCAACGTCATCGCGGTGATCGTGCTGATCGGCATGATGGGCATGATGGGCAGCACCGCGACCTATTTCGAGGCGGCGCTGCTGCTCGCGATGGTCGGCTTCGTCAGCACCATCGCCTATTGCAAATTCATCCTGCGCGGGGACATTATCGAATGA
- a CDS encoding GCN5-related N-acetyltransferase, which produces MKRDELEAAWLTLTRETLPQAAAARGWPIARDHCFQRVLLDAATGGCWYDAIRERPAYRHAAPDVLAAAIALGRAVLAGSEDLAALNRQSLRWRGKR; this is translated from the coding sequence ATGAAGCGCGACGAACTCGAGGCGGCCTGGCTGACGCTGACGCGCGAGACGCTGCCGCAGGCGGCGGCGGCGCGCGGCTGGCCGATCGCGCGCGACCATTGTTTCCAGCGCGTGCTGCTCGATGCCGCGACGGGGGGATGCTGGTACGATGCGATCCGCGAGCGCCCGGCCTATCGCCACGCCGCGCCCGACGTCCTGGCTGCCGCCATCGCCTTGGGGCGGGCGGTGCTGGCGGGTAGCGAGGATCTTGCCGCGCTGAACCGCCAGTCGCTGCGCTGGCGCGGCAAGCGGTGA
- a CDS encoding monovalent cation/H+ antiporter subunit D gives MNLLDHLVIAPVVIPAIVAPLTLLAMRRRRRIGVALSLAGCTAMLVAALALFGIVQDDSIRAYPLGDWPAPFGIVLVLDRLAATMLVLAATLALIVMIHAIVTAVDRKGWHFHPMFHFQLLGLNGAFLTGDLFNLFVFFEVLLIASYGLMLHGQGAARLKAGVAYVVVNIVGSALFLIALGLLYGLTGTLNMADLARSVAALGSEDQGLLRMAGLLLVAVFALKAAIAPLHLWLPRTYAATSPVVAALFAIMTKVGVYAMIRVVPLIFGDDAGAAAWVPAPWLLPAAVLTAIVGFAGVLAARAMREQAAFAILGSTGTLLLALSCWTQATTAAAVYYLVHAVLAGAALFLVADVTLRRRGQYGDATVASPRFAGQQAAGLLFLAATIAAVGLPPLSGFVAKLFILQTTFGTAPWRLIWATVLGTTLVGVIGFARSGSAIFWKAAPDGDPIACPPRARAEFVAPAMLVALLALLTIGAGWATAQSLAIAAQVFAPERYIAAVLAGDRE, from the coding sequence ATGAACCTGCTCGACCATCTGGTGATCGCGCCGGTCGTCATCCCCGCGATCGTCGCGCCGCTGACGTTGCTAGCGATGCGGCGGCGGCGGCGGATCGGCGTCGCGCTGTCGCTCGCGGGCTGCACCGCGATGCTGGTCGCGGCGCTCGCATTGTTCGGCATCGTCCAGGACGATTCGATCCGCGCCTATCCGCTGGGCGACTGGCCCGCGCCGTTCGGGATCGTGCTGGTGCTCGATCGGCTGGCGGCGACGATGCTGGTGCTGGCGGCGACGCTGGCGCTGATCGTCATGATCCACGCGATCGTCACCGCGGTCGATCGCAAGGGCTGGCATTTCCACCCGATGTTCCATTTCCAGCTGCTGGGGCTCAACGGCGCGTTCCTCACCGGCGATCTCTTCAACCTGTTCGTCTTTTTCGAAGTGCTGCTGATCGCTTCCTACGGGCTGATGCTCCACGGCCAGGGCGCCGCGCGGCTGAAGGCGGGCGTCGCCTATGTCGTCGTCAACATCGTCGGCTCGGCGCTGTTCCTGATCGCGCTCGGGCTGCTCTATGGCCTGACGGGCACGCTCAACATGGCCGATCTCGCGCGCAGCGTCGCCGCGCTCGGGTCCGAGGATCAGGGGCTGCTGCGGATGGCGGGGCTGCTGCTGGTCGCGGTGTTCGCGCTCAAGGCCGCGATCGCGCCGCTCCATCTGTGGCTGCCGCGCACCTATGCCGCGACTTCCCCGGTGGTCGCTGCGCTGTTCGCGATCATGACCAAGGTCGGGGTCTATGCGATGATCCGCGTCGTCCCGCTGATCTTCGGCGACGACGCAGGCGCCGCCGCCTGGGTGCCCGCGCCCTGGCTGCTGCCCGCCGCGGTCCTCACCGCGATCGTCGGCTTTGCAGGGGTGCTGGCGGCACGCGCGATGCGCGAGCAGGCGGCGTTCGCGATCCTTGGATCGACCGGGACGTTGCTGCTGGCGCTGTCGTGCTGGACCCAGGCGACCACCGCCGCCGCGGTCTATTACCTGGTCCATGCGGTGCTGGCGGGCGCGGCGTTGTTCCTGGTCGCCGACGTGACGCTTCGCCGGCGCGGCCAATATGGCGATGCCACCGTCGCCAGCCCGCGCTTTGCCGGCCAGCAGGCCGCCGGGCTGTTGTTCCTGGCCGCGACGATCGCCGCGGTCGGCCTGCCGCCGCTGTCGGGCTTCGTCGCCAAGCTCTTCATCCTGCAGACGACCTTCGGCACCGCGCCGTGGCGGCTGATCTGGGCGACGGTGCTCGGCACCACTTTGGTCGGCGTGATCGGCTTCGCACGCAGCGGCAGCGCGATCTTCTGGAAGGCGGCGCCCGATGGCGACCCGATCGCCTGCCCCCCTCGGGCGCGCGCCGAGTTCGTCGCGCCCGCGATGCTGGTGGCGTTGCTCGCGCTGCTCACGATCGGCGCCGGCTGGGCGACCGCGCAGTCGCTGGCGATCGCCGCGCAGGTGTTCGCGCCCGAACGCTATATCGCCGCGGTGCTGGCAGGCGACCGCGAATGA
- a CDS encoding APC family permease, whose protein sequence is MTARGNPPGSDPFVGDAKTAMSGGKDADAFVTDRPQFHQPLGAPRRTLGNFDVLALTVGIVIGAGIFRTPALVAGVAGSAEMLIAVWVAGGLLSIIGALCYAELAAAFPNVGGDYHFLGRAYGERLAFLYAWARLSVIQTGSLALLAYVCGDYLQAILPLGAMGSTIWAALAVILISALNRAGVREGAAAQRWLTIAEVAGLVLLIVAGFLVSPAEARPAPVTDDSALGLMLVFVLLTYGGWSEAVYVSAEMKDAPRRMAPIMAAGLALVTLLYVLANLSFLNALGLAGMAESDAVAAEVARLALGDGGAAVIALAVAIAALTSANATAITGARTTCAIGRRFPALSWLGRWDEQRDTPGNAMIAQAAVALVLVLAGAFARDGFRLIVEYTAPVFWFFLLLTGLALFVLRRRMPDLERPYRVPCYPLLPAVFCATTAYLLYSSVAYTGWGALAGIGVLAVGGMFLLFLTPVPDEAMETLP, encoded by the coding sequence GTGACCGCCCGGGGGAACCCGCCCGGCAGCGACCCGTTCGTCGGGGATGCCAAGACCGCCATGTCCGGGGGCAAGGATGCCGATGCTTTCGTGACCGACCGACCGCAATTCCACCAGCCGCTGGGGGCGCCGCGCCGGACGCTCGGCAATTTCGACGTGCTGGCGCTGACCGTCGGGATCGTGATCGGTGCGGGTATCTTCCGGACGCCTGCGCTGGTGGCCGGGGTCGCTGGCAGCGCCGAGATGCTGATCGCGGTGTGGGTGGCGGGCGGGCTGCTCTCGATCATCGGTGCGCTATGCTATGCCGAATTGGCGGCGGCGTTTCCCAATGTCGGGGGCGATTACCACTTCCTCGGGCGCGCTTATGGCGAGCGGCTGGCGTTCCTCTACGCCTGGGCGCGGCTGTCGGTGATCCAGACCGGGTCGCTCGCGCTGCTGGCCTATGTCTGCGGCGATTATCTGCAGGCGATATTGCCGCTGGGGGCGATGGGATCGACGATCTGGGCGGCGCTCGCGGTGATCCTGATCAGCGCGCTCAACCGCGCGGGGGTGCGCGAGGGCGCGGCGGCGCAGCGCTGGCTGACGATCGCCGAGGTCGCGGGGCTGGTGCTGCTGATCGTCGCGGGCTTCCTGGTGTCGCCCGCCGAGGCGCGGCCCGCGCCGGTGACCGACGACAGCGCATTGGGGCTGATGCTGGTGTTCGTGCTGCTGACCTATGGCGGGTGGAGCGAGGCGGTGTACGTCTCGGCCGAGATGAAGGACGCGCCGCGGCGGATGGCGCCGATCATGGCGGCGGGGCTGGCGCTGGTGACCTTGCTGTACGTGCTGGCGAACCTGTCGTTCCTCAACGCGCTGGGGCTGGCGGGCATGGCCGAGAGCGACGCGGTGGCGGCGGAAGTCGCGCGGCTTGCGCTGGGCGACGGCGGCGCGGCGGTGATCGCGCTGGCGGTGGCCATCGCCGCGCTCACCTCGGCGAATGCGACCGCGATCACCGGCGCGCGGACGACCTGCGCGATCGGGCGGCGGTTTCCCGCGCTGTCGTGGCTCGGGCGCTGGGACGAGCAGCGCGACACGCCGGGCAATGCGATGATCGCGCAGGCGGCGGTGGCGCTGGTGCTGGTGCTCGCGGGCGCGTTCGCGCGCGACGGTTTCCGGCTGATCGTCGAATATACCGCGCCGGTATTCTGGTTCTTCCTGCTGCTCACTGGCCTTGCGCTGTTCGTGCTGCGGCGGCGGATGCCCGATCTCGAGCGGCCGTATCGCGTGCCCTGCTACCCACTGCTGCCCGCGGTCTTCTGCGCGACCACCGCGTACCTGCTCTATTCGAGCGTCGCCTATACCGGCTGGGGCGCGCTGGCGGGCATCGGCGTGCTCGCGGTGGGCGGCATGTTCCTGCTGTTCCTGACCCCCGTCCCCGACGAAGCTATGGAGACTTTGCCATGA
- a CDS encoding Na+/H+ antiporter subunit E, giving the protein MMKRILPHPALSAMLLVVWLLMANRVSVGGIVLGAVFALVLPKFTEPFWPDRPRIRFGRALLGYLVIVLYDIVVANFHVARLILFRRNRDLRSRWLVIPVDLTTPEAITVLAATISLTPGTVSADVSADGGYLLVHALDAPDPEAEIARIKTRYEAPLRRIFA; this is encoded by the coding sequence ATGATGAAGCGCATCCTTCCGCACCCCGCGCTGTCGGCGATGCTGCTGGTCGTCTGGCTGCTGATGGCCAACAGGGTCAGCGTCGGCGGTATCGTGCTGGGGGCGGTGTTCGCGCTGGTGCTGCCCAAATTCACCGAGCCCTTCTGGCCCGATCGGCCGCGCATCCGCTTCGGCCGCGCGCTGCTGGGGTATCTGGTGATCGTGCTCTACGACATCGTCGTCGCCAATTTCCACGTCGCGCGGCTGATCCTGTTCCGCCGCAACCGCGACCTCCGGTCACGATGGCTGGTCATTCCCGTCGATCTCACCACCCCCGAGGCGATCACCGTGCTCGCAGCGACGATCAGCCTCACTCCCGGCACCGTCAGCGCCGACGTATCCGCCGATGGCGGCTATCTGCTGGTCCACGCGCTCGACGCACCCGATCCCGAGGCCGAGATCGCGCGGATCAAGACGCGCTACGAAGCCCCGCTGCGGAGGATTTTCGCATGA
- a CDS encoding monovalent cation/H+ antiporter subunit A produces the protein MLLLALTALPFVAAILLALLARAGRGVHMGIAIGASAVGFVLLLSAAPAVLAGAPLTARIGWIPALGLDLSLWLDPLGLLFAGLILSIGLLVAIYAQGYLYKDEPTGRFLSFLMLFQGAMVGIALSNNVLLMLVFWELTSLSSFLLIGFWRDRADARQGARMALTVTGGGGLALIAGLLLLGQAAGSYELATILTRANAVQASPLYPAILILVLLGAFTKSAQFPFHFWLPHAMAAPTPVSAYLHSATMVKAGVFLLARLWPVLAGTEWWFYLVMSTGLVTMLFGAGVALFRNDLKAILAYSTISQLGLMVMLLGFGTPAAAAAAVFHILNHAAFKAALFMNAGIVDHETGTRDITRLGGLAALMPLTATLGTLAAAAMAGIPPLGGFISKEMMLEESVHTAFAGQAVLVPLLATIAATLSVAYSLRYAHGLFFGARRTGDVAAPHDPGAAMIGPSVALVLLAIAFGLLPMTIAGPLVIAATGAVIGAAPPALDLALWHGVNTALALSIAAVAIGALLLWRREPFAAFVARRRAPDAKTMFDTAIEAVVDTTRRASLAIHAASLQRYLFALFAVAVGFGIDALLAPGGIGAGSRATQPASAIAIVAWFALVAATVAVVVAQRQRYLALVFISVIGLVMALAFVRLSAPDLALTQISVEVVTILLLLLALHLMPKIPPRLSSGGRRSRDAALGIVAGAGAGWAAWAVMTRDIRDSVSSFHWANSYSGGGGTNVVNVTLVDFRAFDTLGEIIVLGIAGLAIYALLEPAARGVAGRRLRSWRQDMQYSPERHPMMFVMATRLLLPLAMLVGIYIFLRGHNQPGGGFIAALVVSIAILLQYLASGFDWTDERRKIGEHPLIAFGVLIAIATGLGSLVFGAPFLTSSFGYFTLPLIGEFELATASLFDLGVLAVVVGAVMMALAQLSHVAQRAARHEDRAGDEAA, from the coding sequence ATGCTCCTGCTTGCCCTGACTGCATTGCCGTTCGTTGCCGCGATCCTGCTCGCGCTGCTCGCCCGCGCCGGCCGCGGCGTGCACATGGGCATAGCGATCGGCGCGAGCGCGGTCGGGTTCGTCCTGCTGCTGTCGGCGGCACCCGCGGTGCTGGCGGGGGCGCCGCTGACCGCACGGATCGGCTGGATCCCGGCGCTCGGCCTCGATCTCAGCCTGTGGCTCGATCCGCTGGGGTTGCTGTTCGCCGGGCTGATCCTCAGCATCGGGCTGCTCGTTGCGATCTATGCGCAGGGCTATCTCTACAAGGACGAGCCGACGGGGCGCTTCCTGTCGTTCCTGATGCTGTTCCAGGGCGCGATGGTGGGGATCGCGCTGTCGAACAACGTGCTGCTGATGCTGGTGTTCTGGGAGCTGACCAGCCTGTCGTCGTTCCTGCTGATCGGCTTCTGGCGCGACCGCGCCGATGCGCGGCAGGGTGCGCGGATGGCGCTTACGGTGACCGGCGGCGGCGGGCTCGCGCTGATCGCCGGGCTGCTGCTTTTGGGGCAGGCTGCGGGGTCGTACGAGCTCGCAACGATCCTGACGCGTGCCAATGCGGTGCAGGCCTCGCCGCTCTACCCCGCGATCCTGATCCTGGTGCTGCTCGGCGCCTTCACCAAATCGGCGCAATTCCCGTTCCATTTCTGGCTGCCGCACGCGATGGCCGCGCCTACCCCGGTCAGCGCGTATCTGCATTCGGCGACGATGGTGAAGGCGGGGGTGTTCCTGCTCGCACGGCTTTGGCCGGTACTCGCAGGTACCGAATGGTGGTTCTATCTGGTCATGTCGACCGGGCTGGTGACGATGTTGTTCGGCGCCGGGGTCGCGCTGTTCCGCAACGATCTCAAGGCGATCCTTGCCTATTCGACGATCAGCCAATTGGGGCTGATGGTGATGCTGCTCGGCTTCGGCACGCCCGCAGCGGCGGCGGCGGCGGTGTTCCACATCCTCAACCACGCCGCGTTCAAGGCGGCATTGTTCATGAACGCCGGCATCGTCGATCACGAGACCGGCACGCGCGACATCACCCGGCTGGGCGGGCTCGCCGCACTGATGCCGCTCACCGCGACATTGGGCACGCTCGCCGCCGCCGCGATGGCGGGCATCCCGCCGCTCGGCGGGTTCATCTCGAAGGAAATGATGCTCGAGGAGAGCGTGCATACCGCCTTCGCCGGCCAGGCGGTGCTGGTGCCGCTGCTCGCGACCATCGCGGCGACCTTGTCGGTCGCCTATTCGCTCCGCTACGCGCACGGCCTGTTCTTCGGCGCGCGCCGCACCGGCGACGTCGCGGCGCCGCATGATCCGGGCGCAGCGATGATCGGCCCCTCGGTGGCGCTGGTACTGCTTGCGATCGCCTTCGGGCTGCTGCCGATGACGATCGCCGGCCCGCTGGTGATCGCCGCGACCGGCGCGGTGATCGGTGCCGCCCCGCCCGCGCTCGATCTTGCGCTGTGGCACGGCGTCAACACCGCGCTTGCCTTGAGCATCGCCGCGGTCGCGATCGGCGCGCTGCTGCTGTGGCGGCGCGAACCGTTCGCGGCGTTCGTGGCGCGCCGCCGCGCGCCCGATGCCAAGACAATGTTCGACACCGCGATCGAGGCGGTGGTCGATACCACCCGCCGCGCCTCGCTCGCGATCCACGCCGCCTCGCTGCAGCGTTATCTGTTCGCGCTGTTCGCGGTCGCGGTCGGCTTCGGGATCGACGCGCTGCTCGCCCCCGGCGGCATCGGCGCTGGCAGCCGCGCCACCCAGCCCGCCTCGGCGATCGCGATCGTCGCCTGGTTCGCGCTGGTCGCCGCCACCGTCGCGGTCGTCGTCGCGCAGCGCCAGCGCTACCTCGCGCTCGTCTTCATCAGCGTCATCGGCCTCGTCATGGCGCTGGCGTTCGTCCGGCTCTCGGCGCCCGACCTCGCGCTCACGCAGATTTCGGTCGAGGTCGTGACGATCCTGCTGCTGCTGCTCGCGCTCCATCTGATGCCCAAGATACCGCCGCGGCTGTCGAGCGGCGGGCGGCGGAGCCGCGATGCCGCGCTCGGGATCGTTGCCGGCGCGGGCGCTGGCTGGGCGGCGTGGGCGGTGATGACCCGCGACATCCGCGATTCGGTATCGTCCTTCCACTGGGCGAACAGCTATTCGGGCGGCGGCGGCACCAATGTCGTCAACGTCACGCTCGTCGATTTCCGCGCGTTCGACACGCTGGGCGAGATCATCGTGCTCGGGATCGCGGGCCTGGCGATCTACGCGCTGCTCGAACCCGCCGCGCGTGGGGTCGCCGGGCGGCGGCTGCGGTCGTGGCGGCAGGACATGCAATATTCGCCCGAGCGCCACCCGATGATGTTCGTGATGGCGACGCGGCTGCTGCTGCCGCTGGCGATGCTGGTCGGCATCTACATCTTCCTGCGCGGGCACAACCAGCCCGGCGGCGGCTTCATCGCCGCATTGGTCGTATCGATCGCGATCCTGCTGCAATATCTGGCGTCGGGCTTCGACTGGACCGACGAGCGGCGCAAGATCGGCGAGCATCCGCTGATCGCGTTCGGCGTGCTGATCGCGATCGCCACCGGGCTCGGCTCGCTGGTGTTCGGCGCCCCCTTCCTCACCAGCAGCTTCGGCTATTTCACGCTGCCGCTGATCGGCGAGTTCGAGCTCGCCACCGCGTCGCTGTTCGACCTTGGCGTGCTCGCGGTCGTGGTCGGCGCGGTGATGATGGCACTGGCGCAGCTCAGCCATGTCGCGCAGCGCGCCGCGCGCCACGAAGACCGTGCCGGGGACGAGGCAGCATGA
- a CDS encoding Na+/H+ antiporter subunit G has product MDIAIAALILLGGAFVLIGSWGLVRLPSTMERLHGPTKATTLGLGALLLASMLYFQAKLGIWSAHEVLISLFLFITAPISANMIAKVHLHRLRIGAVTERDSIAGPPPRPGEDGAWATYEAPEQKTQASTANT; this is encoded by the coding sequence ATGGACATTGCGATCGCGGCGCTGATCCTGCTCGGCGGCGCTTTCGTGCTGATCGGCAGCTGGGGGCTGGTGCGCCTGCCATCGACAATGGAGCGGCTGCACGGGCCGACCAAGGCGACGACGCTGGGGCTTGGCGCGCTGCTGCTGGCCTCGATGCTCTATTTCCAGGCGAAGCTCGGCATATGGTCGGCGCACGAAGTGCTGATCTCGCTCTTCCTGTTCATCACCGCGCCGATCTCGGCGAACATGATCGCCAAGGTCCACCTGCACCGGTTACGGATCGGCGCGGTTACCGAGCGCGACAGCATCGCCGGCCCGCCGCCGCGCCCGGGCGAGGACGGCGCCTGGGCAACGTACGAGGCACCCGAGCAAAAGACCCAGGCCTCGACCGCCAACACCTGA
- a CDS encoding class I SAM-dependent methyltransferase, with the protein MKNRWMLTAACALAALAPASPSLAQTAPVERLPDVIYVPTPPEVVEAMLDMVELKDGDVLYDLGSGDGRIPIAAVKRAKVKATGIDIDPERIAEARANAKAQGVEGKVTFKRDDIFTTDFSDASVVTLYLLNSLNEKLMPRLLQLKPGTRIVSHAFTMGDWKPEKTADIDGRQIFFWTVPAR; encoded by the coding sequence ATGAAGAACCGATGGATGCTGACCGCCGCCTGTGCACTAGCGGCGCTCGCCCCCGCCTCCCCTTCCCTCGCGCAGACCGCGCCGGTCGAGCGGCTGCCCGACGTAATCTACGTCCCGACCCCGCCCGAAGTGGTCGAGGCGATGCTCGACATGGTCGAATTGAAGGACGGCGACGTGCTGTACGACCTGGGATCGGGCGACGGGCGGATCCCGATCGCCGCGGTCAAGCGCGCCAAGGTGAAGGCGACCGGCATCGACATCGACCCCGAACGGATCGCCGAGGCACGCGCGAACGCCAAGGCGCAGGGCGTCGAGGGCAAGGTGACCTTCAAGCGCGACGATATCTTCACCACCGACTTTTCGGATGCGAGCGTGGTGACGTTGTACCTGCTCAATTCGCTCAACGAGAAATTGATGCCGCGGCTGCTGCAGCTCAAGCCGGGGACGCGGATCGTGAGCCATGCCTTCACGATGGGCGATTGGAAGCCCGAGAAGACCGCGGATATCGATGGGCGGCAGATTTTCTTTTGGACGGTGCCGGCGCGGTGA
- a CDS encoding cell wall hydrolase, whose protein sequence is MLWSIPSRRMCKMFAAGTLVLALAGFTAHAAIASIEQIEAAALSPAPGFGYDAGEHFPGAALLTALDDDAAPAAGTTGTIALPDLPVPAGATLTTGATIPAAPPFALRGSGSDQSRALQCLTTAIYYEAASEPDAGQRAVAQVVLNRVRHPAFPATVCGVVFQGSDKRVCQFSFACDGAMARVPARAAWDRAQRVAASALNGSVFAPVGMATHYHTYAVTPSWNRSLVMTGVEGAHFFHRWKGYWGTPAAFRDRYFGGEPLPGPLRKLGAAAPVMAQAAPAVAPVAAPASKAAAVVPATQIQPSYADSGTAVAAADSQILDRWKDSGQPIR, encoded by the coding sequence ATGCTTTGGTCGATTCCTTCCCGCCGGATGTGCAAGATGTTCGCTGCGGGCACGCTGGTGCTCGCGCTGGCGGGGTTTACCGCGCATGCGGCGATCGCCAGCATCGAGCAGATCGAGGCGGCGGCGCTGTCGCCGGCGCCGGGCTTCGGGTATGACGCGGGCGAGCATTTTCCGGGGGCCGCGCTGCTCACCGCGCTCGATGACGACGCCGCGCCCGCCGCCGGCACCACCGGCACGATCGCGCTGCCCGACCTGCCGGTTCCCGCCGGCGCGACCCTGACCACCGGCGCGACGATCCCCGCCGCCCCGCCCTTTGCCTTGCGCGGATCGGGCAGCGACCAGTCGCGCGCGCTGCAATGCCTGACGACGGCGATCTATTACGAGGCGGCGAGCGAGCCCGATGCCGGGCAGCGCGCGGTCGCGCAGGTGGTGCTCAACCGGGTGCGGCATCCTGCCTTCCCCGCGACGGTGTGCGGCGTGGTGTTCCAGGGGTCGGACAAGCGCGTCTGCCAGTTCAGCTTCGCCTGCGACGGCGCGATGGCGCGGGTGCCGGCGCGCGCGGCGTGGGACCGCGCGCAGCGGGTCGCGGCGTCGGCGCTCAACGGGTCGGTGTTCGCGCCCGTCGGGATGGCGACGCATTACCACACCTATGCGGTGACGCCGTCGTGGAACCGCAGCCTGGTGATGACCGGGGTCGAGGGCGCGCATTTCTTCCATCGCTGGAAAGGTTATTGGGGGACGCCGGCGGCGTTTCGCGACCGGTATTTCGGCGGCGAGCCGCTGCCGGGGCCGCTGCGCAAGCTCGGTGCTGCGGCGCCGGTGATGGCGCAGGCGGCTCCGGCGGTTGCACCGGTTGCCGCGCCCGCGAGCAAGGCTGCGGCGGTCGTGCCCGCGACGCAGATCCAGCCGAGCTATGCCGACAGCGGCACCGCGGTCGCCGCCGCCGACTCGCAGATCCTCGACCGGTGGAAGGATTCGGGACAGCCGATCCGCTGA
- a CDS encoding DUF475 domain-containing protein produces the protein MFHYFKGSLLFTAICVALGAWLGWSMTGSVVGTLGVLWIVVVLGVLEVSLSFDNAVVNASVLKDMDEIWRRRFLTWGILIAVFGMRIVFPVAIVAIAASLGPIEAIRLAASDPEQYQRIITDAHIGIAGFGGAFLGMVGLNFFFDSNKEVHWIEVIERQLIKLASIDAVAIAILLAALYGISTLLDPADALSFIVAGIFGLLAYIAVEAVNSLLEAPEAVDAAGNLTGTVARSGFASFLYLELLDSSFSFDGVIGAFALTNNIFIIALGLGIGAMFVRSMTIMLVEKGTLAQYRYLEHGAFWAILALAAIMLLSARYHIPETITGLIGAVLIVTALWRSVRWNRANPGQDAQAPVGSDGSALKI, from the coding sequence ATGTTCCATTACTTCAAAGGTTCGCTGCTCTTCACCGCGATTTGCGTGGCGCTGGGGGCGTGGCTCGGCTGGAGCATGACTGGGTCGGTGGTCGGCACGCTCGGCGTGTTGTGGATCGTCGTCGTGCTCGGCGTGCTCGAAGTGTCGCTGTCGTTCGACAATGCGGTGGTCAACGCCTCGGTCCTCAAGGACATGGACGAGATCTGGCGGCGGCGCTTCCTGACCTGGGGCATCTTGATCGCGGTGTTTGGCATGCGGATCGTCTTCCCGGTCGCGATCGTCGCGATTGCGGCGTCGCTGGGGCCGATCGAGGCGATCCGGCTGGCGGCGAGCGATCCCGAGCAATATCAGCGCATCATCACCGACGCGCATATCGGCATCGCCGGCTTCGGCGGCGCGTTCCTGGGTATGGTCGGGCTGAACTTCTTCTTCGACAGCAACAAGGAAGTTCACTGGATCGAGGTGATCGAACGCCAGCTGATCAAGCTGGCATCGATCGACGCGGTGGCGATCGCGATCCTCCTGGCGGCGCTGTACGGCATCTCGACGCTGCTCGACCCTGCCGATGCCCTCTCGTTTATCGTCGCCGGCATCTTCGGCCTGCTCGCCTATATCGCGGTCGAAGCGGTCAATTCGCTGCTCGAAGCGCCAGAGGCGGTCGACGCCGCGGGGAACCTCACCGGCACCGTCGCGCGCTCGGGCTTTGCGAGCTTCCTGTACCTCGAACTGCTCGATTCCTCCTTCTCGTTCGACGGTGTGATCGGTGCGTTCGCGCTGACCAACAACATCTTCATCATCGCGCTCGGCCTCGGCATCGGCGCGATGTTCGTTCGATCGATGACGATCATGCTGGTCGAAAAGGGGACGCTGGCGCAATATCGCTATCTCGAGCACGGCGCGTTCTGGGCGATCCTCGCGCTGGCGGCGATCATGCTGCTGTCGGCGCGCTATCATATCCCCGAGACGATCACCGGGCTGATCGGCGCGGTGCTGATCGTCACCGCGCTGTGGCGCTCGGTGCGCTGGAACCGCGCCAACCCGGGCCAGGATGCGCAGGCGCCAGTAGGGTCGGACGGCAGCGCGCTGAAGATTTGA